In the genome of Planctomycetota bacterium, the window GGGCTCGGCCAGCATCGCCGTCCCGAGCGCAAAGGGGAGCGCGAAAAGGGAGTGCTCCAGGCGGATGGTCCGCGCGAACTCGAAGAGTTCAGACATTCGTCAGCCAATTCTCAACTCGCAGGCCGGGCACGCGGCGGAACTCCCGCTCGTTGTTGGTGACCAGCACGACGTCAAGCGACAAGGCATGTGCGGCGATCAGCATGTCCATTGGCCCAATAGGCCAGCCGGTCTGCCGGAGGTCCGCGCGAAGACGCCCATAGGTCGAGGCCGCTGAATTGTCGAACGGCACAATCGGCAGCGGCGCCAGGAACTGCGCCAGGGCGATTCGATTGCGGTCGGGGTCGCTGCTGCAGGCCACGCCATACTGGAGTTCGGCCAGGGTGATGGCCGAGATGCCTACGCTGCCGATCTTCCGCCGCCGCAACCGGGCCAGAAGCGTTTCGGACGACCGGCCGCGGATCAACTCGATGCAGATATTCGTGTCCAGCAGGTGGCGGATCACAGGGTCTGGCGCTCCTCTGGCGTGGGCGGCTGATCGCGGTCGGCCATGAAGTCCTCCGTGAAGCGCTGAATCGCCCGTTCCAGAAGTTTCCACCCCTTCTTCGGCGGATAGAGAATCACCATGTCGTCCACCTTGGTCACGTAAACCTCACGAGTGCCGAACCGATACTTCTTGGGCAGCCGCACGGCCTGGCTGCGCCCCGTCTTGAAAACCTTGGCGGTGGCCATCGCGCATCCTCCACTTGGTAAATACCATGATAGGCACCGCCGGCCCGCCTGTCAACCCCCCTTCGGCCAGGCGACGCGCAGGTCGTGCTCGATGCCCAGGCGCCCGAGCACCTTCGCCACGACGAAATCCACGAGGTCCGCGACCGACCGCGGGCGATGGTAGAAGCCGGGCATCGCGGGGATGACGGCGGCGCCGGCCCGCGCTAGCCGCGCCAGGTTCTCCAGGTCCATGGCCGTCATGGGGGTTTCTCGCGGCACGAGGACCAGGGGCCGGCCTTCCTTCAGCGCGACGTAGGCGGCGCGCTGGACGAGGTTCGCCGAGAGCCCGTGCGCGACCGCCGCCGCCGTGTTCATCGTGCAGGGGATGACGACGACGGCCTCGGCGTCGAAGGAACCGCTGGCGGGCGGGGCGTCGAGCCTCTCGGCCGGCGTGTAGCGGACGTGCGCGAGGACCTTCTTCGGCCACATCGTGGAGAAGTCCGGCGCCTCGGCCGTGCCGGCGAGGCCCGCCTCGTCCGCCAGGACGAGCCGCCCGGCGCGCGTGACGACGAGGTGGACCTCTCGTCCGGCGCGGACGGCCAGTTCGACCAGTCGGACGGCATAGAGGGCGCCGCTCGCACCGGTCACGCCGATGACGAGCCGCTTACCCCGCGCCGGCGGGGGGCCGCAGTTGCGCTTCGACATAGGCCATCTTCTTTCCCACGAGGTCGGCGAAGGCGGCGACGTAGAGGTCCTGCGGGTCGCGCGCCCGGCGCCGGTCCAGTTCGTCGCGGACGCGCATCAACTCGTCGCGCGCCCGCCGCCAGGAACCGGGGTCGGAGGCGGCCCGGACGAGGAGTCCCTCGGCGGCGGCGAGGCGCGCCTGCATCGCGCCGTCGGTCCCGGGGTACGCCTCGGCCACGCGGTTCAACTGCTCGATGCGTTTGTACTCGTCGGCCTCGAACATCGCCAGCCGAAAGGCGATGTTGTCGGCCAGGGCCCCCTCGGGGTCGGCCTCGCGGGCCTCGACGAGGGCCGACCGGTACGCGTTCGTTCCCTTCAAGGCGAAGGCCCGGAAAAAGAGGGCGAGCGCGCGCGTCCCCGCGGGCGTCGGCCGGTGATTCTCCTCGAGGATCGCCAGGTGCAGAAGCACCTCCTGGCGGACGGCCTGAAGATGGTTGGCCCGGTCGCACACCTCCAGCGCGTCGCCGACCGTCAGCAAGTGCCCCAGGACGGTGAAATCGGCCAGGGGAGCCACGTCGGGCACCTCCAGACCGGCGGTCCGGTCGAGGGCGGCCCGGTACTGGCGTTCGGCTTCGGCGAAGAGGCCGTCGGCGGCGTCGGCGTCGCCCAGGTGCCGTTGCGCGTCCATCGCCCATCGGCTGTCGGGATTCCTGGCCAGAATCTCCTGCCAGACTTGCCGGGCCTCCGGGAACCCCTCCGGCCGGGCTTCGCCCCGGCGTAGCGGGGCTCCGCCCTGGCGAAGCCGGGCGGGCCCCAGCCGGGTGAGTTGGGCGGCCAGGTCGGCGCGGATCTCGGCCGACCGCCGGCTCGACGGATAGCGCGAGAGAAACTCGCAATACTCCTTCAGCGGCGGAACGCTCGGCGCCTCGCCCACAGGCCGCTTCAGAAACCCGTACCGGACCTCGTCCATGCCGACGAACGCCAGGAGCGAGAGGATCGGCCCGGCCGCAAGGACCGCCAGCAGCGCGCCGGGCCAGCGGACGTGCCACCCGTCCGCCCACCCGACGGCGACGACGAGCGAGGCGGCCGCGGCCGAAAAACCCACCGCCGCCACCGGCGCCACATACACGACCCCCCAGAGCACCGGCGCCACCGCACTGGTGTCGCTCGCGGCCGTGGCGATGAACCAATACGCCGCCGCCGGAATGAGCCCAAGCAGGGCGCCCGCCAGTCGGCTCCGCAAGCGCAGCGTGTACCCGGCCGCGATCCATACGCCCAGCGCCAGGACGCCGGCGAAGACGGCCGTCGGCAGGACGAACGTAATCGGCGACCCCCCCAGCCGCGACGGGCCCACCAGCGCGATGACGAGCACCAGCAGCCAGCCCCCGCGCTTGCCATACATCACCCCCGTCAGGATCGGCGCCACCGCCAGCATCGCCAGAAACGCCCCGATCACCAGGCCGTAGGCCGGACGCTCGATGATCGAGACCGGCCACGTCACCCACGCCCCCACGTCCAGCGCCGGCCGGACGAACGGGTCCACCGACGCGGTCAGGAGGGCTCGAAGCGACCACGCCAGGCCGGCCGTCACGAACACCGCGAGGCCCAGGTACACGTTCGCCTCGGGAAGGTACGCCCGGCCGCAGCGGTTGCACACCTCGTCGCCGACCGCCGTCTCGAAAAAGTAACATTTGGCGCAGTGCATAGGACGAATCCGTATCAGCGTGGCTTTCGGCCGACGAAGACGGCCGCGATCCCGCCCGGCAACCGTTCGACGGTGACGGCCTCCAGGCCCGCGGCGCGCATGGCCTCGGCCGTCGCTTCCGCCGGACCGAACGCCTCGACCGAGTCCACCAGGTGCCGATACCCGCCGCGGTCGGGGCCTGCGCAGCATCCTGCGGAGGCTATCCACCCGGCCAGCGTAGGCAGAACGCGATGAAAGTAAAGCCTAAAGGCCGCGGCCCAGGGTCCCCGGCCGGCCGGCGCGTGAAACTCCAGGACGACCACCCGGCCTCCCGGCCGGACGACGCGGACCATCTCCGCAAGTCCGCGCGCGGGATCCTCCAGGTTCCTCAGGCCGAAGGCCGAGGCGGCCGCGTCCACCGACCCGTCGGCGAGGGGCAGGCGAAGCGCGTCGGCCTCCAGGACGCTGGCGCGCCCGGCGCGGATCGGACCTGCGAGTTTCCTTCGCGCGCGGGCGAGCATGGCCGACGAGAAGTCGCACGCGATGACGCGGCCCCACGCCCGGCGCCTGAGCAGCGCCGCTGCCAGGTCCCCCGTGCCGCAGCAGACGTCGAGGGCCGTTTCGCCCCGGCTTGCCCGCCGTAGCCTTGGCGAAGGCGGGCCGCACGCCCGGGCCGCACGCGAGCGCCAGCGATGGTCCAGCCCCGCCGACAGCAGGTGATTCAGAAAATCGTACCGCGGCGCGACGGCGGCGAAGATTTCGCGCACGGCCGCCGATTTTCCTGCCGGGCGCTCATTCAAGACCGTATTCCCGAGTCTTGCGCGGTGGGTCTCCGTACCCACCGCGCAAAGGGGCTTTTTCGCGCGGCGGGTACGGAGACCCGCCGCGCCAAAGGTGGGCAAGACTTGCGTGAATCCGCTTATTCAAGGCCGTAGTCCTGCCAGCGGCGCGTGACGCGTGCGGCGGTGTCGGGGTCCGGGGCGAGGGGTTCAGGCCAGGGCCGGCCGCCGACCTCTTCGGGAAGTTTGCGTGTGGCGTCGATGCCGAGTTTCCCGCCCTCGCCGCCCGCCGGGGCTGCGTGGTCCAGGACGTCCGCCGGCCCCGTCTCCAGACAAGTATCGCGGCGCGGGTCGGCCTCGGCCCCGACGCGCCACAGGACTTCGTCCGAGTCGTGGACGTTGACGCCCTCGTCCACGACGACCAGGAACTTCGTGTAAGCCAACTGCCCCAGGCCCCAGATCGCGCGCATGACCTGGCGCGCCTGGCCCGGCCGGGTCTTGCGGATCGAGACGAACGCCCAGTTGTGAAAGACGCCGAAGAGCGGCAGGTTGATGTCCACCACTTCCGGCACGACGGTGCGGATGACCGGGAGGAAGATCCGCTCCGTCGCCTTCGCCAGGTAACAATCCTCCTTCGGGAATCGCCCGACGACGGTCGCCGGATAGACGGCGTCCGCGCGGTGCGTGATGGCCGTCACGCGCATCACGGGATACTCGTCGGCGGGCGTGTAGTAGCCGGTGTGGTCGCCGAAGGGACCCTCGCGGGCTCGCTCCTCGGGATCCACGGTTCCTTCGATGACGATTTCGGCGTCGGCGGGGACGGCCAGGGGAACGGTCCTGCACGGGACGACGCGGACCGCCTCGCCGCGGAGGAAGCCGGCGAAGACGAGTTCGTCCATGCCGTACGGCAGCGGGGCGGTAGCGGCGTAGGTGAGGACGGGGTCGCCGCCGAGCGCGACGGCGACGGGCATCGCCCGGCCTTGCTCGGCCCACGCGCGATAGTTGCGGGCCCCGTCGTGGTCGCGGTGCCAGTGCATGCCGAGACGGCGCGGCCCGAACACCTGGAGCCGATACATTCCCACATTGCGATGTTTTCCGTCCGGGTCCGCCGTGTAAACCTGCGGCAGGGTGATGAACGGTCCGCCGTCGCCGGGCCACGAGCGCAGGACGGGCAGGCGCCCGAGGTCGGCGTCGTCGGTGCGAACGACGTCCTGGCACGGGCCGGAGCGGACCGTCTTCGGCCGCAGACGCGCCAGTTCCAGGAGTTTCGGCAGGGCCTTCACCTTGGCCGCCAGCCCCGCGCCGCCCGCCCCTCGGCGAGGCCCAGGGCCCGCCAGGGGAACCGTGGCCGCTAGGCGAGCGACGCGCTCGGCGACCTCGTCGATGCGTTCGGCCCCGAGGGCCAAGGCCATCCGCTCCATCGACGCGAACGCGCCGACGAGGACCGGCATCGTGTGTCCCGCGACGTTCTCGAAGAGGGCGGCCGGGCCGCCGCACGCCGCGAGGCGGCTCGCGATCTCGGCGATCTCCAGGTCCGCCGAGACCTCGGCCCGGACGCGCACCAGTTGCCCCGCCGCTTCGAGCCTCGCGATGAACGTTCGGATGTCGTGAGCGGCCATTCACGGTCCCGGGTTTGTCGGGCTGCGGCCGGGGGGCGGCGGGGGGTTCCCCAGGTCGGGCGGCTTTTCGCCGAGATGCGCGAGCAATTGGAACAAAAGGTTTCGCCGGATGAACAGGTCGTAGGCGAGTTCGTGCGGCAGGACGTAGGAAATCTCCGGCCCCGGCGGGACGTACCGAGCCCCCACGATCCGCCCCGTGTAGTGCATCAGAGGGATCTTCCCCTGGTCGAGGGTGCGGCTCCAGACCTTCGAGCCGAGGCTCACCGAAAGGTCCACGCCGAGCGTGTAATTGATGGCGCCGCCCGCGCGCGTCACGCCGAACATGAAAATGTCGTACTGCTGGCCGTCGAAGATCATGCGGTTTTCGGTGTCGCCGTTCGGCATATGCTCGAAGACGTTGCTCATGCGATTGAAGCGGTAGGTCGTCAACTTCAGCCCGGGCAGGAGATTCGTGACGTAGTCCGGGGCGCCGGGCCCTCTCAACAGGCCGTCCAC includes:
- a CDS encoding type II toxin-antitoxin system VapC family toxin, which codes for MRHLLDTNICIELIRGRSSETLLARLRRRKIGSVGISAITLAELQYGVACSSDPDRNRIALAQFLAPLPIVPFDNSAASTYGRLRADLRQTGWPIGPMDMLIAAHALSLDVVLVTNNEREFRRVPGLRVENWLTNV
- the vapB gene encoding type II toxin-antitoxin system VapB family antitoxin — encoded protein: MATAKVFKTGRSQAVRLPKKYRFGTREVYVTKVDDMVILYPPKKGWKLLERAIQRFTEDFMADRDQPPTPEERQTL
- a CDS encoding UbiX family flavin prenyltransferase, yielding MSKRNCGPPPARGKRLVIGVTGASGALYAVRLVELAVRAGREVHLVVTRAGRLVLADEAGLAGTAEAPDFSTMWPKKVLAHVRYTPAERLDAPPASGSFDAEAVVVIPCTMNTAAAVAHGLSANLVQRAAYVALKEGRPLVLVPRETPMTAMDLENLARLARAGAAVIPAMPGFYHRPRSVADLVDFVVAKVLGRLGIEHDLRVAWPKGG
- a CDS encoding ubiquinone/menaquinone biosynthesis methyltransferase gives rise to the protein MREIFAAVAPRYDFLNHLLSAGLDHRWRSRAARACGPPSPRLRRASRGETALDVCCGTGDLAAALLRRRAWGRVIACDFSSAMLARARRKLAGPIRAGRASVLEADALRLPLADGSVDAAASAFGLRNLEDPARGLAEMVRVVRPGGRVVVLEFHAPAGRGPWAAAFRLYFHRVLPTLAGWIASAGCCAGPDRGGYRHLVDSVEAFGPAEATAEAMRAAGLEAVTVERLPGGIAAVFVGRKPR
- a CDS encoding menaquinone biosynthesis decarboxylase, whose product is MAAHDIRTFIARLEAAGQLVRVRAEVSADLEIAEIASRLAACGGPAALFENVAGHTMPVLVGAFASMERMALALGAERIDEVAERVARLAATVPLAGPGPRRGAGGAGLAAKVKALPKLLELARLRPKTVRSGPCQDVVRTDDADLGRLPVLRSWPGDGGPFITLPQVYTADPDGKHRNVGMYRLQVFGPRRLGMHWHRDHDGARNYRAWAEQGRAMPVAVALGGDPVLTYAATAPLPYGMDELVFAGFLRGEAVRVVPCRTVPLAVPADAEIVIEGTVDPEERAREGPFGDHTGYYTPADEYPVMRVTAITHRADAVYPATVVGRFPKEDCYLAKATERIFLPVIRTVVPEVVDINLPLFGVFHNWAFVSIRKTRPGQARQVMRAIWGLGQLAYTKFLVVVDEGVNVHDSDEVLWRVGAEADPRRDTCLETGPADVLDHAAPAGGEGGKLGIDATRKLPEEVGGRPWPEPLAPDPDTAARVTRRWQDYGLE